Proteins encoded by one window of uncultured Methanobrevibacter sp.:
- a CDS encoding STAS domain-containing protein yields the protein MNNMIDFEGIEIDQELLERTNPIFNTARMTLFQLAAAGHDDAKDVAQKLNLTREDTQDSKTVKADEDDLFINSVIMEVRYVTNGKIAKESGFAEVDLPCGFTPRAIEFAKSGKKFVGMDLPATINEVEPAIMSLLDEEQKKLVNFEGVDATNYQSLKSAFDKIEGEVCITTEGLLMYLTDSEMDVLCDNIKKILAEHGGYWITLDPEMSLLYLLIVKSFYGERTREIMWQSKYRIDDKSDVNAIENTITISVRGDVQENMKNAMNYIKSKGFKLERLPYADYVPEFKSLEKANPKIVAQIREGFKRVCIWKITVDESVNVDISDVGAESFNADASIDGDRLNLVLSGNLDTLSAPELLANYEKIKKDNTLNSVFIDCSNLEYVSSAGLRVLLIMQNDCVDGVIMKSCNETVIGDLSNTDIKIL from the coding sequence ATGAATAATATGATTGATTTTGAAGGAATAGAAATTGACCAAGAATTATTGGAAAGAACAAATCCTATATTTAACACTGCCAGAATGACTCTTTTTCAATTGGCTGCTGCAGGTCATGATGATGCCAAGGATGTAGCTCAAAAGTTGAATCTTACTCGGGAAGATACACAAGATAGTAAAACAGTTAAGGCCGATGAAGATGACCTTTTCATTAACAGTGTGATTATGGAAGTAAGATATGTTACTAATGGAAAAATAGCTAAAGAATCAGGTTTTGCTGAAGTTGACTTGCCATGTGGTTTCACACCTAGAGCCATTGAATTTGCAAAAAGTGGCAAGAAATTTGTTGGAATGGATCTTCCCGCAACCATTAATGAAGTTGAACCGGCTATTATGTCACTTTTAGATGAAGAACAGAAAAAACTTGTTAATTTTGAGGGTGTAGATGCAACTAATTATCAATCGCTTAAGTCTGCATTTGATAAGATTGAGGGGGAGGTATGTATAACAACAGAAGGACTCCTGATGTATCTTACAGATTCCGAGATGGATGTCCTGTGTGACAATATTAAAAAGATTCTTGCAGAGCATGGTGGATATTGGATTACTCTTGACCCTGAGATGTCTCTTCTCTACCTTTTGATAGTAAAATCCTTCTATGGGGAGCGAACACGGGAGATTATGTGGCAGTCTAAGTATAGAATAGATGATAAATCTGATGTAAATGCTATAGAAAATACAATAACCATTAGCGTCCGAGGTGATGTTCAGGAAAATATGAAGAATGCAATGAATTATATTAAATCCAAGGGATTTAAGTTGGAGAGGCTTCCGTATGCTGACTATGTGCCCGAGTTTAAAAGTTTAGAAAAGGCAAATCCTAAGATTGTAGCTCAGATTAGGGAAGGTTTTAAGAGAGTATGTATCTGGAAGATTACAGTTGATGAATCAGTTAATGTTGACATTTCTGATGTCGGGGCAGAGTCATTTAATGCGGATGCATCAATTGATGGTGACAGGCTTAATTTGGTTTTGTCAGGAAATCTTGATACATTGAGTGCACCTGAGCTTCTTGCTAATTATGAGAAGATTAAGAAAGATAATACTCTCAACAGTGTGTTTATTGACTGTTCTAACCTAGAATATGTGTCCTCTGCAGGGCTGCGTGTTCTTCTTATTATGCAAAATGACTGTGTGGATGGGGTTATAATGAAGTCATGTAATGAAACTGTTATTGGAGATTTATCAAATACTGATATAAAGATATTGTAA
- a CDS encoding DUF4405 domain-containing protein, giving the protein MKKITVDILMGIAIILEFFSLPILIHEIIGIALVFLIILHIKFNKNYFKAIPKGKYTLKRTIDLIIKIGLLISLSITIISGICSSINSLKNLTIGKYKISHIHKSSSIISLIFLGLHLLTTRKKLSREIKKLH; this is encoded by the coding sequence ATGAAAAAAATTACTGTGGACATTTTAATGGGTATCGCAATCATATTGGAATTTTTTAGCCTTCCAATTTTAATTCATGAAATAATTGGAATTGCATTGGTATTTTTAATTATATTGCACATAAAATTTAATAAAAACTATTTTAAAGCAATACCTAAAGGAAAATATACTCTTAAAAGAACTATAGATCTTATCATAAAGATTGGATTGTTGATATCTTTATCTATAACTATCATTTCCGGCATCTGTTCCAGCATAAATTCATTGAAAAATTTAACAATTGGTAAGTATAAAATTTCGCATATTCATAAATCCTCTTCGATTATCAGCCTAATATTTTTAGGACTGCATTTACTGACTACTCGTAAAAAATTATCACGTGAAATTAAAAAATTACATTGA